ataaatgtgtagaattatttaaaattaattaacatttgtagagttatttaaaattatttaaaagtagCGCTTAAGCAatacaaatgtttttattgaatAGGCGGCGTAGCACTCGTCTATGTGGGCCAACCATTGGACACGGTCAAGGTAAAGATGCAAACATTTCCATCTATGTATAAAGGCATGGTGAATTGTTTTCTGCGTACATTAAGGGCGGATGGTATCGCGAGAGGTCTATATGCTGGAACGATCCCAGCAGTAGTTGCCAACGTCGCTGAGAACTCTGTACTGTTTGCAGCATATGGTGGATGCCAAAAAGGGATCGCGCATTTATATGGTAAATCATAAATTGCAGTATCACGATCGATCCAATCAATTTTACATTCAAGTTTCAATTAGCACAACTCAAATCATTATATAGATAAAACAAACTAAATTTGACTTGCATAAAGCAAAAGGTCTTCAATGAGACTATTGACATAATGCAGTTTAgtaaagaaatatgaaaaattgaaaagaaattattattatttgaagcCAACGCTTAAAACTTGTTCAATAGGTGTACAGAGTGTAAAGGATCTAAGCTTTTTTGGCAACGCCTGTGCCGGCTTCCTTGCCGCGTTCTTTTCCTCACTAACGCTGTGTCCAACTGAGCTGATAAAATGCAAGCTGCAGGCGATGCGCGAGGTCGAGCAGACGCAAACGGCCGCGGGCAAATCCACGGTGAATAGCGGTCGATTAACGGTGGCTTTTAACTTACTGCAAACTTTTGGATGATAATATTGAGTGACATTGTCATCGTTATTTCTTAGAGACCTCGCGTAGGACCGTGGCATTTGACGAGGCAGATACTTAGGGAGCAAGGTGTAAGAGGCCTGTTTACAGGTCTCTCGTCGACGATAGCTCGCGAGATGCCGggttactttttctttttcggtgGCTATGAAGCCACGAGGGAACTACTGGCCGCGAAAGGTCAGAGCAGAGACGACATCGGCTGGCAGAAGACGATGGTGGCTGGTGCGGTCGGCGGTGCGATGCTCTGGGTAGTGATATTTCCCGCTGACGTAGTTAAGAGCAGGATACAGGTTCGTGTTACATCACGCAAAAGATGCTGCGTATCTCGATATTTGCGTTTTTATTAATCTCTTATGTGTCTTCCCTTCTTCAGGTGCAGAACTTGAAGATGCCCGCTTTGACGGTTTTCAAAGATATTGCGAGGCAAGAAGGAATCAGCGCGCTGTACAACGGATTAACGCCGACCTTAATAAGAACGATACCAGCGACCGCAACACTGTTCCTCACTGTCGAGTACACGAAGAAatttatgtacaattatttctGAAATCCGTTTTGATACTTTGGTTCTCTTACTGTAATTTTGACATCACGAGTAATGAGATATCTGTCGCGGATAGTAAAATTGTGTGCTAGATTGACGGATTTGGTATcgtttacatttgtaaatataacagaataaaaataaaatttgtaaatataatagaataatgtaCAACATGtgcaaaatagaaatatttgaaatatttctgtgtaagtttgaaaaatatagttcaatttaatattttttcatacttAGATATTATACAAGATCCTCCAAGTCTTGGAACgctatttcgaaaaaaataaattttcgaaagtctcagataaaaattgtagggttttatatatatatatatatatatatatatataatgatctATTTACTTATCAGATCTTATCAGttttgaccttgggtggcgTCACCAAGGTCAGAACAAAGTTACCTTGAGCTTTTTAAGTGTAACAccttactttttattgcatattcctGTAGCTTATATCTCCTCGTCGagaatatagatataatacatctgagaaaaattatgttaaaatttttaccAACAGATCCGACCAATGGAACTTTGAAAGTATGTGAAATACGTGAAAAAAAGGTGGTGACACAGAGAcgatattattgcaaattaacatttgtatattttttgtcGATATCACATATTGGACAATTTTGGCGTATCAAATATAAGCTTCCTGATATAATCACATTTCTGCTGGGATGTTCTACATGCTGTCCAATCAATGTACGACATCTGTAAAACAAAACATTTCCCTATCATCTCAACTTATCTCAATTAAGATAATttgtcattttaataattataatgaaatatttttttgaatatttgcTGATCTcgtaattattaagaaatcaGGAATGCTTTACAATTccgcattatttttttcagtacATGATTGATGCATTCATTGCTGTGAAACTTACCAAGATTGGCGTGAATCCAATTTTGGGCAACTGCCTTAGTTTTGCGGCTAAATGTCCGACGGGTAAATTGGTATTCCGTGTTAAAAGGCCGGGATGTGCCAAAACAAGGGCGATCCACCTAAGGTCTTTAGAATTTGTCTCATCAATGTGTATAATGTCGCCCTGATTAAATTGCGACAAAAATTCCTCTAGTGGCATAAGTTTGTCCCATTTGTCCAGACAGATGATAATATCTGGCGTCGCGTAATGTGGTAATGGTCGACTGACTACTATGTCCGATGTGTTGTTAAACATTTCCTAAGAAAGATCGCTATGAGAGCATCGTGTGACAAGAATCGATTTTTTGCGTGAATACGACTCACATACTTCGCATGTTGCTTTCACTTCTGTGAGAAGCATCTTCATACGAGAGGCCTCTGTCAAAGTGGACTCAAAAAATTCTTGGAAATATTTCTGTaacgcaattaaattaatatctattaatatgTACACTCGAATCGAGTGACTCGATTCTTTTAACCGTTAGAGGACCGGCAACGCCATTATATTGGCGCCGAACAAACTTGGAGACTCTATGGAacatatagattatatatatatatatacaaattttaaaaaaattaaaattttacaaaaaaattccatttttcCACGGAAAAATGTCAGCCCTCTAAAGGTCAAACTAACGTGGTGAATTAACGGATTTATGACAAATAATCAATCTTTTCGCGTACCTTCTCTAACATATTGACCGTAGTGGGCTTGAGTAGTAACCCATCGTACTCGGGCACTTCCACGCGAAGACTATAATCCaggacgcaatattcacgcgTGAGATTACGGTAATTATTGTTGCACGTATTGGAGATAAACTCTGGCATCATGATGCGTTTGATCAGATCTATGGGATAGATATTTAGCACCGCTAGATATCCTAAAATACGCGAAGCTGTTTGTGAAAACCTATCGCGGAAAAGTCTCATAAGTATCTCTGAAAAAAAGCAGTGCCATTCCTAATCTTTATGAGTTTCTTCGCAGATCTTGTAACGCTTACAATGatatctctctcgctctgctCGTGTCCCAAGTAGTCCTCAGTTCATTGATCACGTTCTCGTAGACGCTGTTGTTCGGATCGATGTTCAAGTTGGCAAAAACGTAGACAAGTCTCTCAATGTCCTTCAATCTTGCGGTTTTTATTTCGCTATTCAATCTGGAATCGTATCAGTCGTATGTGTCATTTTGCTCATGAGCCTTGAGTTAGCAGCAGATAAAATGTACCTTTTGATTATTTTGTCCATGAGTTCTTCATTGACCAGCGCGACTTTCGCGCACGCGTGCGCAACGTGTGTCAGGGTCATTAATTTGAAACGTGGCACTTGTGGTATCAAAGACGATAGTAACTCCTGCAACAACGGGATCTCCGTGAGTTGCATGCTGtacctaaaaataaaattgcgattAACGCATAATATGTCAATATCAATGCATTCGCGAATGAGTGATCACTCAGTGATTGCGTGATGATCGTTTTACCGTATTAATTTTAGAATCGCTCCGAGACTCATACTGTCTATAGACTCGACGGTAGCGATGGTCTTCTTTATGATGCGTCGCAAAAGACTGGTACTTCTGATTCTTGTGCCGGTTTTGAAAAAGCCCAATAACGCTACACCCATTTCATTGATTGACAATTCATCTAGACACTGTTCTAAGCGATACTCGAGTTCGTACATATTTATAGGCGGTTTCCGACACACATTCAGGAAGAACAACACCTGTACCAATTGGTTGTGATCAAGCTTACCAGGCTTGTTGCCTAGTTTCCTCATGGCATTCCACATATATGAAGAATCGGATTTAGgcattatttgatatattatgtCACAGAGCAACAACATTTCATTAATGTTAATCTTAATCTCTGAGTGTGCGAAGCGTGCCACACACTCCTTATCCAATTGCTGGCAGAGATTTTGGTAAAAACTACAATTGAAGAATTGGTTGTAGAATGGCACTACATGCCGCATCAGTATCTTCAGGCTGTCGTTACTCAGATTCTTACATTGCTTGCACAGCATGTTGAAGAAGTTTTCGTACATGCTCGAGTCGATCCTCTCGTTGCTACAGCGAATATTATACGACAGTCTCTTGACCATTGACAGCATTTCCTCGCTCGTCATCAACTGTTCGtcccattttatttttaggatCTTTAACGCCTCCTCGTTTGTCACGTAAGCGTATGTCAGGCTCTGCTGCAGCGTGCTCTTCGCATAATTAGtagaatttaaaaacaaattatgcgCATAATCGTTTTCCTTTACGTTTTCCATTAAGCCTCTCCTCTCATTACGTTCATCGACGCGACGATTGGGAATAGGCATCACGAATCTCCGACACGGAGTGCTGCACGTGCACACTACATGTTGCACGCGTAACCGCGTCAAAATGCCAAACTTACGTTTTGTTGGCGCAAAAGTGTGTCGCAGGTAGCCGCTTTTGTCGGATAACCTCAATAGCGTGGAATATGTGCATCGTAAGTGACTTAGCCTCTGTGCGAACACGTTCATCGTAaaggaaaattgtaaaaaattgcCTGGCGAATAACTAGATCAAAGATTGTCCCTATTGATAAGTCCTTCGGTGAATGTCAACGTCGATATCGTGATAGAGCTTCCAATAGAGACAAACATCCCATCCACGCTAGATTTTTGAGGTTAGAATATACACACAGGTTTATTCTTTATTGCCGAACTTTCTGCACTAGTGTACACTAGTGACaccaagtaaaaaataaaccgagtttatatgaaatttttagaaaatatgtgTATGTTTTATGATGTCTcgattttttttgtatttagaaaattaaagaaacggaaaataggtttaaataataaaataaaaactgttgaGCTAATGAGCATCAAAGTAACGCCGCACTTTGCTGTTTTCTTACACGTGAAttctacaaattttttaaattttaattttgaatgaaaaattgGTTTGAGTTAGATTAGGTTTTCCAGAGTGGGGAGGGGATGCAGGGGGAGGAGCTGCACCCCTCTCCCGCTCATGCATTCgacgtttaaataaataaataatatctaagAAAAACTACTAAAATATTCAAactttaatttgttatatcttcTAAACTAATGCCGTCCTCCATTTGATTCTTGCGGGGAATTACTCAGAAAACACTCcccaatatatgtatatatatgtgtatatctaaGTAGCGATAAAATCGATGAGGTGTGActttttatgcatatttaccAAAACATCTTTTACTGAATGGAGGAGATGATGAAGAGAATGGAAAAATACCTAAGGAAAAAAAGGCTGCAATTAAATACCGAGAAGTCAAAGATGATGTGCTTCCAAAGAGGCGGAggtagaagaagaaaaatagaatGGAAATGGGAAGGAATGGATATAGAGGAGGATAggagaatataaatatttaggaTACGTGCTAAGAAAGAATGGAGGGAATGAGGGGCAGATAAAAGAGTTTAAAGAAAAAGGCAAATATGATAGTAGGACAGGTGTGGGGAATAGGGGAGCGTAGATTCAGGGATGATTTTGGGAAAAGGATGATGCTATTTAAATATCTTGTATTGGGAGTAATAATGTGGAGCTGAGATCTAGGGATGGAAGGAAAGGGAAGAATTAGAAAGAGTatacaaaaaatatgtcaAATGGACCTTGGGTCTTGACTCCTGTACGCCGGATTATTTAGTGTATAAGGAACAAATATAGATAAGTTAAGTTTAATAGCAGGATGTAGAGCGATGAATTTTGAGGAAAAGGCGATGAAAGAGGGAGTTAAAAAACTCGTAATAGAGTGTataagagaaaaggagaggaaaggagatAAGGGTGAGGTAGGAGGGGAAAGAGAAGACTTTTATACAGAATGGATTTAGTGCAGAAGGGGTGAGGACACTTAGAGAGTGCGGAGAGGAGATAGTGCAGATAGTGAAGCGGAGAGAGCGTGAAAGGATGGGACAATGGATGAATGGAAAAATCAGAGAGACGAGGTATAATATCAGATATAAGGATATAATGGAAGTCGGAAGACCGAGATATTTaaggaagaaaggagagaaaggaagtcaaaaagtaattgcgagATGGAGATGCGGAaatgaagaagagaaaaacaaattttgGCTGacggaaggaaaaaggaagtGTCAAATTTGTGAAGAAACAGAAGGAGAGTTGGAACATATAATGACACATGTAAAAGGGAAGAATAGATTAAGGGTAAAGGAGGTATTAGAtggagagggaaagagagaggtagTAAGATGGATGAGGGAAGTTGAAAAAGTAAGGGAGAAACtaaggaaggaaagagaagggaAAAGCTGTGAGTAGGATAATTAAGAGGATTATAAAATAGTAGAGTAGAAAAGTGTGGAAGGATGAGTGTGAAGAGAAATGAATGTGTAAGCAATAGATTGTAAACCAAGTCCCACTTCTTGACTGTAAGGGTTaagtgaataataaatatatatatatatatatatatatatatatacagggtgtcccagaattgtgtatgaagcgctcgtgagcgggtagaacgcatcgaactgagaagaaaagtcctttaccgttttgaaattttcgcaatagttaacgagttattaattattaaaaatcgctatattagtccggcctaccgccgaatgcaagcgcgcggcgagatgcgaccgcctagagatcgaggttgctaggcgcgcggggaattgtttattacaagtggcaatggctaggcaagagcgacttgtaataaacaattctccgctcgcctagcaacctcgatctctaggcggtcgcatctcgccgctcgcttgcattcggcggtaggccggactaatatagcgatttttaataattaataactcgttaactattgcgaaaatttcaaaacggtaaaggacttttcttctcagttcgatgcgttctacccgctcacgagcgcttcatacacaattctgggacaccctgtatatatctttTACTGAATGGCTtcttatcattatattttatcattctaTTAATCTGATaaaaacaagaataaaataacaaaagaaatgtagtaacttatataactatagaattaattatatagaattaatCTTAGTATTTcttaatgtataatgtatcaCATAGGCctcatttcttcaaaaaaagaTTTGTAGCTTCCAGAgcaataaatacataaataatatgattGAGATTTATTGGTGTTGCGCGGTGAGATTAATACACGTTTAGCTGCTGCATTGAAAGTATAATGTAAAGGGCacattcttgttttttttttttatcaagtatgtacatatactttattcgaaatataatCGAAACAATCTAGAACATCATATATCGTTTTACATCTCCTTATGTACAAGAAAACTCGATCGTGTAAGAACGAGCttgtgtacgtgcgtgtatATGAGTTTTAAGAGAATCAATCCACGTATCTTAAGCCTTTCAGCACGATTAGTTAAATATTCGTAGAACAATCGGGAGAATAATTTGAGATTGACATTCGAGTAACATTtcacttaattaattcatggAACAACAGCCAGAAGAGTAATTTTGAATTTGCATGACATCTCATTCAATCTCCAAACTATATCGATGCACATACGATAGAGATAAAATGCGTTACCACGCAGGAGACATGAAAATTGATAAGGTGATAAAGATTTTAACTGACGTAACTCTGCAtctaatttttgcaaaattattaaatcgaaatattctgtcatttaaaatttgtttttctatgtgtatttttgaaaaatgtaacaagATGTTGAAGAAGTTAATGCAAACGATGTGGTGTCGTAGATTCGTATTCGTCCGTTGTACAAAACTGATAATAACAAAGTAAATTGTGCGATTccagtttctctttttttttatatcagagATGTCAAAATGCATTAATAATGTACGTGCATGTACACACACAGTTTCTCGTGGCCAGATTTGCGATAAGGTGCTGacaagaagagaagaaggattTGCCTGGAACGGACGAATGATTTTCCTGGAAAGAAGTAGTCAATCGCTCAGTCGTGTCTTTGCGTGAATCGCAAAGTCGATTCCGTAATCCCATGATCGCTGAATCAATAATCGTGGTACACGATTTCCTCTTCCGGCATATCATCCAGCATTCTCTTTGCCTGTCTCTCATGCTTGATTTTATGAGCGTTCTGAAACAAATGGAATTGCGTACTTCTTAAGTAGAATGAAAACGAgatcttaataattattttattacataatttattcttatttgaGTTTAGTTAATGTCAAACCTTCTGTCACTCACTTTTATTAGGTGTACACAAAACTTTTCGTCTTTTTTTCAGCGCTCTGCTATTATTAGGTGGTAAACTTAATTCCTGCCATATTCCTTCCTTACGAATTTTTCCCATGGCATGCAAGCGTTTTGAGACGGCCATTGGAGTAAACATTTAACGCTTTCGACAACTCTAAAAGCGTTTGAGCTAGATTCTCATCGAGCAATTCTTGCAGCTCAACATCTTCAAATTTTTTCGGCTGTCCGGGACGTTCCTTGTCTCTCACGTCAAAATCACCTTTTCGAAAGCGTTCAAACCGAACTCTACACGTTCTTTCCGATGGAGTTTCATCACCATACACTTCGGATAATAAGCGATGCGTTTCAGCTGCGGTTTTCTTGAGGTCGAAGTAGTGAAGAAGCACATGTCGGAAAAACAGCTTATCGCGGTTCATTTTTAATCGATTGGAAAATCTCTTTGGTGTCGAGAAATCTAACCTGAGAGGACTAAATTTCACTTTCAGCAATGTCTAAACTACAAAAGACATGTGACTTCACCGTCGAAACTCGCTAGCGTTGGATTCGAGCCGGCACCCTCTAGTAGCGAGCGGCAGGAATTTAGTTTACCACCTCTCTCTCAAGAAGTGCGATAGTTAGGACGTATATTGTAACATCGTACGGAAGTCTCTGATCAGTCTTTGTTAAAGTACAATAAAGTACCAGTGACATTCAAGTATCAATATAGAACTTCGATTTATTAAACGATACATTCCGATAATAATCCTTGCTCCTTACGCTTATCCGCCCGCGCGCGCCCTCGGAAATAGACTATAATATATCCAGACAATTTACAActatattaatgttaaataaatatgtatttcgtCTAAATGTTTAGGCGATTAGAAAACTGATTAAATCAAATTTCCGTTGAAAGTTTTCACTTCACTAATGAACGAAACCTTACCTACATTAAGATCTACTTACATTAGTATTTATTCACTTACATCGAGAAGCGCGATTAAATATCTCATCCTGGGAACCCTGCTGTcttcagattctataaaatgCCCTCTATTAAACGCGCGTTTCTTCGTCATCATACCTCGGCAGGAAGAGTGATAGGGAAAGAGTCTGCAACGACATTATActtaattctatttttcataCGAAGAAAAACAGTATAAG
The Ooceraea biroi isolate clonal line C1 chromosome 12, Obir_v5.4, whole genome shotgun sequence DNA segment above includes these coding regions:
- the LOC105280688 gene encoding mitochondrial ornithine transporter 1 isoform X1; this encodes MTMESIAGPISTEVQVLTKNRTTGNIKAGAIDFMAGSLGGVALVYVGQPLDTVKVKMQTFPSMYKGMVNCFLRTLRADGIARGLYAGTIPAVVANVAENSVLFAAYGGCQKGIAHLYGVQSVKDLSFFGNACAGFLAAFFSSLTLCPTELIKCKLQAMREVEQTQTAAGKSTRPRVGPWHLTRQILREQGVRGLFTGLSSTIAREMPGYFFFFGGYEATRELLAAKGQSRDDIGWQKTMVAGAVGGAMLWVVIFPADVVKSRIQVQNLKMPALTVFKDIARQEGISALYNGLTPTLIRTIPATATLFLTVEYTKKFMYNYF
- the LOC105280688 gene encoding mitochondrial ornithine transporter 1 isoform X2; this translates as MQTFPSMYKGMVNCFLRTLRADGIARGLYAGTIPAVVANVAENSVLFAAYGGCQKGIAHLYGVQSVKDLSFFGNACAGFLAAFFSSLTLCPTELIKCKLQAMREVEQTQTAAGKSTRPRVGPWHLTRQILREQGVRGLFTGLSSTIAREMPGYFFFFGGYEATRELLAAKGQSRDDIGWQKTMVAGAVGGAMLWVVIFPADVVKSRIQVQNLKMPALTVFKDIARQEGISALYNGLTPTLIRTIPATATLFLTVEYTKKFMYNYF
- the LOC105280687 gene encoding FAST kinase domain-containing protein 5, mitochondrial; the encoded protein is MNVFAQRLSHLRCTYSTLLRLSDKSGYLRHTFAPTKRKFGILTRLRVQHVVCTCSTPCRRFVMPIPNRRVDERNERRGLMENVKENDYAHNLFLNSTNYAKSTLQQSLTYAYVTNEEALKILKIKWDEQLMTSEEMLSMVKRLSYNIRCSNERIDSSMYENFFNMLCKQCKNLSNDSLKILMRHVVPFYNQFFNCSFYQNLCQQLDKECVARFAHSEIKININEMLLLCDIIYQIMPKSDSSYMWNAMRKLGNKPGKLDHNQLVQVLFFLNVCRKPPINMYELEYRLEQCLDELSINEMGVALLGFFKTGTRIRSTSLLRRIIKKTIATVESIDSMSLGAILKLIRYSMQLTEIPLLQELLSSLIPQVPRFKLMTLTHVAHACAKVALVNEELMDKIIKRLNSEIKTARLKDIERLVYVFANLNIDPNNSVYENVINELRTTWDTSRAREISLFSQTASRILGYLAVLNIYPIDLIKRIMMPEFISNTCNNNYRNLTREYCVLDYSLRVEVPEYDGLLLKPTTVNMLEKKYFQEFFESTLTEASRMKMLLTEVKATCEEMFNNTSDIVVSRPLPHYATPDIIICLDKWDKLMPLEEFLSQFNQGDIIHIDETNSKDLRWIALVLAHPGLLTRNTNLPVGHLAAKLRQLPKIGFTPILMSYIDWTACRTSQQKCDYIRKLIFDTPKLSNM
- the LOC105280686 gene encoding uncharacterized protein LOC105280686 — encoded protein: MTTAFLQRSIIIFAILLCCFQSWVDAVDCELFPYHSSCRGMMTKKRAFNRGHFIESEDSRVPRMRYLIALLDNAHKIKHERQAKRMLDDMPEEEIVYHDY